TCAAATAAATTTTGTGCTATTCAGAGAAATCTGGCCCACAAAAATACTTATGGTGACTTCTCAGACCGGTCAGTTTATGTGGCATTCTTTGTTGTGAAATGTACCCCCCATTTGAACAAATTCTTTTGGCTATGATTTTAAACAGTACTACAGTATACTACATTTTAAATTTCCTTCATGACCTGGTATTACATTAAAATTGTCCCTTATCTCCATACTCTGACATCACATCAACTTTATGCTAAAATTAGATGAGGAGTTTCATTCTCTTCCCCTTCCACCTTGTCTTCTAGCCTTAATTTCTTAACTTGCTGTGTGGGTGGAGCTTGTTGCTCCAGCAATATCCAAGAAGGGAGGTCAGGAAGTGTCAAAGCTTACTACCCTTGGAGAGCCACCATTCTAATTTTATTATAGGACATGGGCATTCCCTTTCCTCCCTCAGGACATATCAATCATTTGGATTTCTTTTTGGTCTATCCCAGGAAGCTCTCTGATGCTGATGTTAATCCCAGATCTGACAGGCACATTAGAGAGGTATGGTTAATCATTTCTAAACAGGGGTCCTCCTATTGATTCATCAATGGTCATTTTGCAGCTGCTTACAAAGACTCCCTGATACCCCATTTATATTACATTACAACACTGCCTCTGGAAACAATGCTGTAATATACATGTGGCAGCATGCACACCTGCAGAGCAGGGGCCACTCCACAGTTTCATTTCACTTTCAGCTCATCCATTCTAGGTAGTAATGCAACATCAGGGCAGGTCTATGATCTGCAGCCAGTTAAGTGTATTTGTGTGCAGTTGTTCCAACATTACTGCTGGTCTCCAAATTTACTCCACAATGCAAACAGGGTGAATTCAAAACAAGGGCAGCTGTATCATATTGCAAAACTAATATAAATAGGGTTGTAAAAGACATCAAGGATGGTAAGCGGGTGGAGGCATAACTTCATTTTGCTTCCtattaatatcttttaaaaagcagtCCATATAAAGGTGGATAACAGGGAAGCTGAACATGGGCTGAATGTTGAGGCCTCCTGTCCGCAGAAACAGGATGGTATCACTCCAAAAATCCCTCTGGATCCCTTACAACCATTAATTCCCTCTCTGATTGAAGTACCctgttttcctttttctttctttaaacccTCCCCACCAAAATACTTGCTCACTTTTCAGTTCTGACCACGGGTTACAACCAAAACTCTAATCTGCTGACGACTCtggtttatttccagcattttctatttgagTTCCTCCATCTGTTTgtgaccgatttacacccccatCTCCAAGATGACTGGATTACAAACCCTCACTGTCCCTGGGGTTGGGTGCAAATCGCACCTCACACTGCAAAGGCACTCATTACAGCTCCAGACATCGTCGCCCTCCCCCGCCACCAtttcctccctcccgccctctcttccCCGTCCTCCATTTCCCCCTCTCCTGTCTTCACTTTCCTCTGCCCCCTCATTCCTCTTCCGACTTCAGctccctgctcccctcctcccacGCTCTCcatccctcatcccccccccacctctccatcccccatccccccccccccccccggcatccctcatccccccccccccccccccgacatccctcatcccccccccccccccgacatccctcatccccccccccccccccgacatccctcatccctcatccccccccccggcatccctcatccctcatccccccccccggcatccctcatcccccccccccaccactccatccctcatctcatccccccccccacctctccatccctcatctcatcccccccccacctctccatccctcatctcatcccccccccacctctccatccctcatctcatcccccccccacctctccatccctcatctcatccccccccccacctctccatccctcatctcatccccccccccacctctccatccctcatctcatccccccccaccactccatccctcatctcatccccccccccacctctccatccctcatctcatcccccccccacctctccatccctcatctcatcccccccccacctctccatccctcatctcatcccccccccacctctccatccctcatctcatcccccccccccacctctccatccctcatctcatcccccccccaccactccatccctcatctccccccccccccaccactccatccctcatctcccccccccccacctctccatccctcatctcatccccccccccacctctccatccctcatctcccccccccccccccaccactccatccctcatctccccccccctcatctcccccccccacctctccatccctcatctccccaccccccccacctcccccccccacctctccatccctcatctccccaccccccccacctccccccccccaccactccatccctcatctcccccccccaccactccatccctcatctcccccccccaccactccatccctcatctcccccccccaccactccatccctcatctcccccccccaccactccatccctcatctcccccccccaccactccatccctcatctccccccccccaccactccatccctcatctcccccccccaccactccatccctcatctcccccccccacctctccatccctcatctccccccccacctctccatccctcatctccccacccccccccacctctccatccctcatctccccacccccccccacctctccatccctcatctccccacccccccccacctctccatccctcatctccccacccccccccacctctccatccctcatctccccacccccccccacctctccatccctcatctccccacccccccccacctctccatccctcatctccccaccccccccccacctctccatccctcatctccccacccccccccacctctccatccctcatctccccaccccccccccacctctccatccctcatctccccaccccccccacctctccatccctcatctccccaccccccccacctctccatccctcatctccccaccccccccacctctccatccctcatctccccaccccccccacctctccatccctcatctccccaccccccccccacctctccatccctcatctccccacccccccccacctctccatccctcatctccccaccccccccacctctccatccctcatctccccaccccccccacctctccatccctcatctccccacccccccccacctctccatccctcatctccccaccccccccacatctccatccctcatctcccccccccacatctccatccctcatctccccccccccaccactccatccctcatctcatcccccccccacatctccccgccccccacctctccatccctcatctccccaccccccccacctctccatccctccccacccccccccacctctccatccctccccaccccccccacctctccatccctccccaccccccccacctctccatccctccccaccccccccacctctccatccctccccaccccccccacctctccatccctcatcccccccccgaccccttcaaccctccgccccccccccgaccccttcatccccccccccccgaccccttcatccctcccccccccccccccccgacatccctcccccccccgaccccttcatccctccctccccccccccccgaccccccctcccccttcatccctccccccctcccccccgaccccttcatccctcccccccgaccccttcatccccctccccccccgaccccttcatccctcccccccgaccccttcatccccctcccccccgaccccttcatccctcccccccccgtccccttcatccctcccccccgaccccttcatccctccccccccgaccccttcatccctccccccccgaccccttcatccctcccccccgaccccttcatccctccccccccccccgaccccttcatccctcccccccccgaccccttcatccctcccccccccgaccccttcatccctcacccctccccccccccccccccgaccccttcatccctccccccccccccgaccccttcatccctcacccctcccccccccccgaccccttcatccctcccccccgaccccttcatccctcacccctccccccccccccccgaccccttcatccctcccccccgaccccttcatccctcctcccccccccccccccccgaccccttcatccctcccccccccccccccccgaccccttcatccctcccccccccccccccgaccccttcatccctcccccccccccccccccgaccccttcatccctccccccccccccccttcatccctctccccccccttcatccctctccccccccttcatccctctcccccccccccccccccgaccccttcatccctctccccccccccccccgaccccttcatccctctccccccccccccccgaccccttcatccctcccccccccccccgaccccttcatccctcccccccccccccccccgaccccttcatccctccccccccccccccccgaccccttcatccctcccccccccccccccgaccccttcatccctccccccccccccccccgaccccttcatccctccccccccccccccgaccccttcaTCCCTCCCCCGACCCCTTCATCCCTCATCCCCCCGCCCCTGTCTCCTCCATCGCCTCCCTTCCGGCCACTCACGATTCTGCCGTCCCCGCTCCCGATATCCACCAGCGCTCCCCGGCGGCCGCGCAGCAGCTGCAGCACGTTCTCCACCTGGGCCGGAGTGGCCGGGACGAAGGGCAAACAGACCCGTCTTAGAGCCGGCGCCACAAACGGTGCCGCCGCCGCGTACAGAGCGAGCACCGCGCCGCCCGCCGCACCCACCAGTACCAGCCCCCAGGGCCGCTTGGGGCTCGACCCTGCACCCGGGGCCGGGGCCGATTCGGACATTCAATAAAACGACCGGTAACTCCACGGGACGGAAACTTTGCACCAAGAAGGTGCCACGGCGAATGTGGTCCGGTCAGCGACAACTTCCCAACGGGAACCATGGAAACCGAGGGAGCCGCCATTTTATCGGAGTCAGCCTCCTCGTGCTGGGAACGAGTCTccccttaaaaaaaaacatcGACTCTTTGCTGGTCCAATAATTCCATGCGCTCCAGGCAATCTTCTCCAAGTTGCCGTTCTTTATTCCTTTCTGGCAGTGTACCAGCCAACCTGGAACCTGTTacagggatgatgtggagatgccggtgatggactggggtggacatctGTTACAGGGAGTTGCACGGGCCTTGcaacttagggttgccaactctcccggattgtcctggagtctccaggaattgaagattaatctccagaacactgctgcaagcaaccagggagaaaaatcataggggcattaaataaaattgtgttttttaattTTCTTCTAACATTTTCAGTAATtatttgtaaaaatattggagatggggacacAATGCTGGTTAACTAACAGTCCAAGAGTCTGGAGGATGGACTAATGGCAGGAGCGTGGGGACAGGACGCTTTGCAGCTGAaaatcatgtgataaaacctctaGGATTACATCCAGCCATAGTCGGCAACCCTATTGGAAGTTGAGCCGTTGGTATACACAACAGTCCTTAACTTGTTaatgagggggggaaaaaaaaaagaaatacagGAAATTATAAATGTTCACAGCACAAAATTGGTGCTGCATTTTCCAGAGGACTCTGGCGACATGCTTAgggttgctaactctggttggaaacattcctggaggtttgatcatgtgtcTACTGCTTATGCAACAGCTGAAATATTATTGCATTTGCCTTAGAAAGGTTggatcccctgtagttgagtatctttgctcgTGGTTTCGCGCCAGCAGCTGCTGTGTAAGGAGTTCCATGAGGAGGCCACCCACGAGCAACCGAAaaagggaaacagagagtggggaagaagggaaatcaaaggtgggggagggattcACAGGTGGGGGAAACCAGAGATGAGAGGATCTTTGATTCTACTAATAGTAAGTCACTGAAATTGCCTCGATAACTAATAgtaatgtcagttgtggctcagtggtaacactcatctcgagtcagaacattgtgggttcaagtcccactgcagagacttgagtacataatccagactgacacttcagtgcagtactgagggagtgctgcattgtcagaggtgcggtctttcggatgagacattaaacctctcaggtggacataaaagatccatggcactattcgaagaagagcaggagagctctccaggggtcctggccaacatttatccctcaatcaacacctaaaacagattatctggtcatttatttaattgctgtttgtgggagcttactgcgtgcggattggctgccgcatttcctacattgtaactgtgactacacttcaaaaatgcttcattggttgtaaagtgttttggaacatcctgaggttgtgaaaggcactatataaatgcaagtcttttcttttaatACTGGTAACACTTGATTTTCCCTCagaaccaacagtaatacaacaACTTACTaatagtctatatgtaactggtagtaatagttGTCCTATTATTATCCCTGATATCCTACCTTAAACTACAGCCACAATCTCCCTGCACTGCCCAAAATGCAGCCAAGCTCCCCAATCAATGCCACATTTCTCTCCCTAACTCCTTGGACTCCGATTTGGACTCAggttctgtgtgaaggtgacaactctgaaccAGAAGCCTCAATCAGAGCTGATTTGTAACTGAACTTCACATGTCAAAACTGGCCAGCAAAGAATTgtatatcaccacaatctgtgacctcactcctgtatcaccatcaagccagatgacgaaccctggttcaatgaggagtgtagaagagcaggccaggaacagcatcaggcatacctgaaaatgaggtgacaacctggtgaatctacaatacaggactacatgcatgcaagaaacttgcgagggctatcaagattaacacaaaaagtttttacaattatattattaGAAAAAGTATAGTCAAGGATAATATGGGGCCTTTAAAAACAGATactggtaatattgcaaatgaaaataagaaatggcagacttgttgaataattacttttgtgtcagtcttcacagtagaggaagaggataatatatctGACATGtgagggaaactaataatgaatcaaggactggaactcactaaagttaaagtaagcaagaaaacagtattagaaaaaaca
This DNA window, taken from Heptranchias perlo isolate sHepPer1 chromosome 2, sHepPer1.hap1, whole genome shotgun sequence, encodes the following:
- the atpsckmt gene encoding ATP synthase subunit C lysine N-methyltransferase isoform X2, with product MSESAPAPGAGSSPKRPWGLVLVGAAGGAVLALYAAAAPFVAPALRRVCLPFVPATPAQVENVLQLLRGRRGALVDIGSGDGRIVIAAAKRGFQAVGYELNPWLVWYSKYRAWREGVHHNTRFYISDLWKVNFSEFSNIVIFGVPQMLHPSPPSYVSVEYQDWGCLRR